TGAAAAAGCGGCTAGAAATTCGTGAGCATTCCGGTAACGATCCTGTGGCTCAGGACTGATAGCTTTTTGTATGACAGGTGCGTACCAGATACTGGAAGCGGTAATGTTATTTATAGCGTCTTTAATTGATGCGGGATTGAGGCGTTTCCCCTGCATTATCAGCCAGGTCAGAATGCCCAGTGAATATATGTCACGGTCATACTCGGTGCCATTATGCTCCGAGTTCTGCTCCTCAGGGATGGGTATAATCCCTGAGCTAATTGCTTTGCGTCTATCACCGACAGTTCCTGCTGGCTTATGGTAGGCCGACATGAAACTGGACATGGCCATTTTCATACCAGGGGAAAGCCATAAGCTGTGATCGCCAATATCTCGGTGAGCAATTTTTATATCATGCAGAGAGGAAAAATTATTCAGGATAATTTTGACGAGTGTCGCCCGCTCTTCTTCGGCGAACTTGATAACAAAAGAAGAAATAAATTCATTTAGGCGTGAATAGTTATGGGGAAGCTCAAAAAGCTCGTAAAACTCCTCGGTAATATTGTTTGGATCAATATTGGTCAGAGAGCGTAAACAGGCGTTATATAAATCCCCGTCGTTTGAACGTATGAATGATAAGACTTCTTTCTCGTGACTGACGATTTTATAGCGTTCGTCTCGCGTTTTACTGCCAGCATCATCTAACTCAGAGAAGTCCCATCTTCTCAGCAGTGCAAAGTCGTCCTTGTTGTTCTTGTTTTTAGATAAGAACTCGGTGTATATGGACTCAATGTTCTCTGGCGGGAATATCTTCTCAATGGCTTCGTAACCATCGACGATTAGACTCTTGGGTTTGGTCTCACCTTCGGAGAAGATTTGATCAAAAACCGAGATGTCTTGGTTTAAGCTTTTATTGGCTTGCGGATGTGGTCGAAAGCGTTTGTTGTACGCATCTTCGACCGAAAGTTGTAGAAACTCATTTAGCGTTAGGACGTGTTCCTGTTCTCTAGGCGGCAGTTTAGAAGCATCAGCTGTGCCCGTTAACACTACTAGAAAGTCTACCTTGGGACGGTCAAACTTGTGCCCCTGAAAGCTAGGAAAAGCCCGCCCACACTTGGCAAGTTTCGATGTGAGCAGATGAGCCTTGTCTTGTGTTTTGCTGACAGCTGATCGCTCTCTGTACTCTCCATTTTGATACCAATTATCACCAGACGCAGTAAGCTCGCCATTCCAATGCTTTAGCTCAACGATGATGACGTTATAGTGGGTCACAATGACAAGATCGAATTCCCCTTCACGGCCAGAACCAGCAAGTCGAAAGCCTGCATATCCTTTCCAGGGGAACATAGCATTCCCTCCAAGCTTTAAGACCTTTAAGTCACTCAAAGAGCCGAGTTTTGCTGGTTTGGATTCCTGCTTCTGGTTAGCAGCAGCAAAAGTTTGAGCGATTTTTTCTATGGCTCTAACTTCGTGAAGCGTTAATCCACCTTCCCAGTATTTAACGTCCATTTTATTTGTATCATGCGACATTGATTAATATTCCAATTCAATTCCAGTTAACGTCATCCCTTCTCCTGCCATATAACACCTTAGAAGTGATGTATACCTACCATTCGTTGCATACTTGCCTTAAGTAGAGGTGTCATCAATTTATCAAATGTGACCACTTATTTTCTCCTTAGTCGTTTATTTGCTAGAAAAAGAGCACTATCCTTTTTATAGACGCCCAATTACCAAATTTGATAATGGCAAGCTCAACTAAATGAAGTAATAAATTAGTCTTGCTCTCTGAGCATCAGCTCAAAATCATCACAAAGTTTATCAACCAAATCTTCAGTCTCTTTAAAGAAATAGTCACCGACTTTGGAACGATAGAGCGCACGATACTTACGATAAATTTTTGAAAAATCATCATAGATTTCATTTTCTGAAACATGCGACTTAATCTTAACGATCAATCGCTCACCTTCAGTAGAGCTGTTTACATAGCTGAAGAAGTCAGAAATTTTTGATTCGAATTCCAGAATGAGTGAGCCGATTTTCTCTTCCTGATCGTTGCGTGCAGCAATAATTGCTAAAATGTCATATTGCCCACCAGGCCCAGGAGGTGCTCCGGTTGCGACTTCTGTTGGTTTCTTTTTCTTCTTTTTAGGTTCTTCAGCAATTACTTCAACCATGCCTATTTGGTTGTCAAAATACACTTCAATAGGGTCTTTGACGTCATCGCTTCGATGAAGCATGTTATATAGGGTGTTGAATTTACGCCAAAAAAACAGAAAGCTTGGTTCGCTATACTTGGCATCCAAGGCTATTACAAATTCAATGCGATTTAATATCGTAAAATATTGTGCTGCTTTAGCCTTGGTATCTGCTGTGCGCTGAGGGTTCGCTTCAATGTATTTTTTAAGACTGCTTTCAAAATCAAGATAGGATTCAGGCTGATCTCGTTTGACAGGGTCCCTATAAATTCCCATAAACACATTGAAAAACTTATCGTACGTATCAGACTTGTTGAGCTCAGTAAGGAGAATATCGAGAACCTTTTTATCTCCGAAAGGATCAAAGTCGCTGACAACAACATCAGAGAAATGCTCAAACGCATCTTTGATGTTCTGAACGTTTACATTGTTATAAGAGAAATCAACAATTTTACAGTCGTTTTTATACTTGGCCGTTCTGTTAACACGTGAAATCGTTTGTATGGCGCTAATACCACGAATTTCTTTATCCAAAAACAGCGTATGCAGTTTTTTCTCGTCAAACCCTGTCTGAAGCTTGGCGACAACGATGATCAAGCCATTTTTCTTTAAGGCAAAGTTCTCCAATACTTTTTCTTCAGATAGGCCTTCATTCAAGCCCGTAGCACTTTGCTCGTCCTGATTGCTCGAATAAACAATATGAATTGGAGCCTCTGCATATTTCTCATATTTAGGAAGCTTAACCAACTCGTTAAAGTATTTAGTGACGGCTTCCTTATAAGCGATAGCCGACTTAATGGAATATACTGCAAGCATGGCTTTACCAGTACCACGTATTTGGCGGTAAACATCTTTTACCAGAAGGTCGGCAACATACTTGGATATTGCGTCAATACGTTCTCGGTTCTCATACACCTGCTTTTTCTGAGCATCTTTAAACTCCTTCTCTGTGAAACCTTCGAGTGGATTTGAAGGTAAATCAAATAGCATTTTAGATGCTACTGGTACAATGTTTTTAAGCGGGTTGAGGATGAAGCCATCTTCTATCGCTTCTTTCATGGTAAAGCTATCAAATGGCCGCCACAGCTTTTCGCTTTCTGCATAACCGCTAAATTCACCAAAACGTGCCAGCGTGTGATCATCCGGTGTAGCGGTGAAACCGACAATTAAGTTCTTCTTCGTTGCCTTCCCAGCATAAGCTTCGCCATCAAAAGGACTTTGCAATTCGTCGAAGATACTGACCATTTCTTCATGTTGATCACCACTATTAGAGCGATGTATCTCATCGATGAGAAAAACAATACGCATTTTGGCAAGCTTTGCTAAAACACTCGCATCCATCATCTCTTTAACTGCGCCGAACTTCTGTAAGTTAACAATCACAATTCGGCTATCAGAGGCTAAAGCATTTTGAAAGGTCTTCTTGTTCGTAGCTTCAACCACCAAGCGCTTATCAATATTCATGTTAAGCATTAGTGAGTCTATCTGGCTGCGCAACTGCAATCGGTCAACGACTATCATGACCTTGTCGTACACGTACTGCATATTGCCATTTTCGTCTGGGCGGCGAAGGTCTTTTAGTTGCAGTGCCGACCAACCGATAATATTTGACTTACCAAAGCCTGCTGCATATTGCATTAATAGAGAATAAACGTTTTTGTTATTCGAATAGGCTTTACGCTTTTGAAGGAGCTCAGCTTTTTTAGCTTCACTAACGCCAACCAACTGCTTCTCAAGAAGCTTTTCGAAATAATCGGGGTCTTGTTCATGGTCTAAAAATTCATCTATCTTAGCCATGATTTTATCTGTACCAAACTTCTGTTTTGGCCTCGGCGAAATTAAGAATCCCGGCTCATTCTTAACCTCTTTAATGCCTTTTTTGACGTGTACGTCGCGTTCAATAAAGTTGTAGTATAGGATTTCTTTCTCAACCATGAACTTACTATAAAGAGCATTGAATAACTCTTTTAGCTTGGACTTTTTATCAGCATCAGGTTTAAGTAGAGGATATAGCTTAAATACGCTATGCGCCTTTTTTTCTATCTCTTCTCGGTCAAACTTGCCTTCTCGACAAGTTGTGAGTATTTCATCGAAATAGTCTGCAATGGTGCGAATAACATAGGTTTCACCAATATCTGTTGTGGTGATATGTATAGCCTTTTCGAATATCTTTAAAAAGTCTTTGCGCAGCGCAAGCTTTTCATTTTCACTCAACATATCATTACTATCGATATGTTGGTGATAGGCTTTCACCGCTTCAAAGTAGTCTTTTATCACCTTGCCGCGCCCGTTTTTACTAGCGTTTTGGCTGGTATAGTTACTTTTCAGTTCGCTATAACCCAGATAGATACCATTTACAAAAAGCACGATATCAGGGCGGAATGAGAATATCTGCTCGCCCTGAAACTTAAACTTATAAGGCAGCTCCTGTACAACCGAAAATATATTCTGCTCAAATAACTTGTTGCCGTGAATGACACTATCACTTGGGTAGAACAGGTGCAGCTTTACGCCTTGCAGGGTAATCGACTTATTTGCATTAATAAACAAAGCCATATTACGGCTACTGCCAATACGCTCTTGAATCAGCTCTATAAGCTCTTTAAGTAATAGGTTTTTGTCACCCTTATACTTTTTTAGCAGCGTATCGTAAGCCTTCTTGTTGAGATCAGTGTCACTGATGAAAGCTTCTAAGTCCTCCTCAATAACTAAAGAGTTGGTCACCGTGTTGGCCTTGACTTCTCTGTAGCCGAGTTCATTACAGAAGAAAGGAATCAAGAACTTATCTTGTAAGTGTAGTTCGTTCATGCAGCTCCTCCTGCATCATTGCTGGTTTTTGTAATCTTAACGTGTCCATTTACTGCGTCATTTACTATTGCAACCCTCAACTCCGACAATTTAGTTAACTGAGTTTTGAGATTATTAATAATTCCATCTAGCCTTTCAGTTGCCGAATCTAGATATGCCGAAATTTTCAATTGCTCATGATATGGTGGGTTAGGAACTAAAGTGTCTCGAATATCTTGGACAGATATAGCAACATACGTAGAGCCAGTTGCTATACTATTGAAATACCTACATAATGATTTCATTAGATAAAGGTGATATCGATGATCACCTTTGGAGCGGAAGGCACAAAGGCCACGACCAATTCCATAGGCTTTATTTGCCACGTTCACAGCACCAACAGGCGCTCTCACGGATACCAATATATCGCCTTCTTTGGCATATTTTTTAACAGCATTGCACCAAACCTTTTCTTGTGGATGCTCAGCGCCAAATTCTGCATTTCCTTGCAAGAATGCTTCGCCTTTACCTTCATCTACGTAACTTGACGACTCTGGTGATTGCCCCATAATAGTATCACCAAGCTCTTTAAGTCGTTTTACTTCCCAATGCTTAGGCTTTTTAGCTGCCCAGATATAACCACTTTCTTCAAAAATACATTCATTTTCTACGCCATTAACCACTGCATTAAAAATTATGCTTTCTCTAAGCTCTTTATACTTTTTGATCTTCTCTAGCAGTAACTTTTGTTTGGAATCTATTTGTTTACTTTTTGTGTCCAAGTAGTCTGATATAGTTGCTTGCTCAGCATAGGAAGGATTTGGAACTGTAATTGCTCCAAGCTTGTCAAAGTATAGCCGCAAACGCATGTCCATAATGCCGCGTGAATTTTTACGGAATATTTTTTTGGCTGTTTCAGTTCTAAAAAGATAAGCAAAGTACCTTGGGTCAATGTCTTTACTTACCTGTCTCAGTACGTCATAGGCAGGACTAGTAACACCATCATATTCAGACAAGCCCACTGAACCCATCCAAGCCAAAAGCTTGTTCACGACAATATCGTTCTTTCTGACAATCCAATACCCATCGGTCGTGCTGGCTTTGTTACCTCTGGCTTCCAAATCTTTGCGTGGCTTTACCCCAATGCCTGCATATAAAGAGAGTAACTCGTAATCATTGTCTGCTGGTGCTGCGTCGGTTACTAACCTAAATAGATCTTTTACGCGCTTTTCTTGCCACTCACTAGGTATAGTTTCTGACCATTCGCCTTCGGCGTTTTTATACGAATCATAGGTTTCTGAATGCAACTTCATAGTGCGATAGCCTCATCCAGTTGTTTTAACTCTTCCTCTAGTGCTGCGATTTCTTTTAAAACATCTTCAACACTGTGTTGCGCTTCAGGCTTGAAGAAAATTTTGTTAAAGTTAATTTCTACACCCACGACATTTTCAAGATATTCAAACGGTTTACTGATGTATTTCGCCATAAAGGCTTCAATAGCTTGCTGATTAAGCACAGAATCTTTGTTAAATGGAATAACTTCGTAGTCTTTTTGATAATCCGGAGTCAACTCAACAGTAATTTCAATTCGTTCCGGTAGTTTTTTTGTGCCTTTCTTGACCGCAGCCTTAATGATAATTTTCCCGCACCCTAATGCTTGAGCAGCCCCTGTTTTACGATCTTCTTTGATTAAGGTTTCTTGCTCGTCATCGTAATAGTAGGTGCTTGAATTGGTCGTGACCTTAAGTGATTGTTTTTTTAGCTAAGACCTGAAACAAATGGTTTGATATCTTGTTCAAAATACTCAAACAAAGAACTGTAAAATTCACTACTAAATTCTGTAATAGAAAACTCATTAAGCACTCTCTCACCGTCAGTCAAAGACGTAACCGTTAATGGTTTAGAGGCAGCTCTCTTCATTTCGCCAGTTTTTTTGTCTTCTTTCATTGGCAGCTGCGATTCAAAACTTAACCCGTTTTGATCTACATTGGTTAGCATGATCGCTTGTTTGTTGAAGTAGAAGTGTTCCTTTTCAAAGACCTTGGTAAATTCATTATCTTGATATTCAAGCAGTGCTTGTACTATCTCGGCTCTTTGCTCTTCGGCTACTTCGCGCTTCTTCGAACCTTTACTTTTCTTGAGTTCTGTCCACTTTTCACTGGCATTAATCAGCAATACTTTGTCTTCAGATTTTGGATCTCTATTTTTGTTTAGCACCCAAAGGTAGGTGTGAATACCGGTGTTGAAAAACTCATCTGTTGGAAGCTGAATAACGGCCTCGACTAGTTTGCTCTCCAACATCCACTTTCGGATGTTACTTTCAGCCGAACCAGCATCGCCACTAAATAATGTAGAACCATTATGAACAACAACGCCTATACCATTGGCATCCAATTTTGATATTAAGTGCTGCATAAAGAGCAACTGACCATCAGAGATGGATGGCAAGAATTTGAAACGTTCGGTTTTGTCGTTTTGAATGTCTTTAGCGTAACCGGACCAACTTACACCATAGGGTGGGTTGGCAATAACCACGTCAAACTCTTCGTTGTCGAATTTATCGTCAACCAAAGTATTACCGTGTTCGATTTTTGAATCAGGGCGAAAACGACTTTCGATCTTTGCT
The genomic region above belongs to Methylophaga frappieri and contains:
- a CDS encoding DEAD/DEAH box helicase family protein; amino-acid sequence: MNELHLQDKFLIPFFCNELGYREVKANTVTNSLVIEEDLEAFISDTDLNKKAYDTLLKKYKGDKNLLLKELIELIQERIGSSRNMALFINANKSITLQGVKLHLFYPSDSVIHGNKLFEQNIFSVVQELPYKFKFQGEQIFSFRPDIVLFVNGIYLGYSELKSNYTSQNASKNGRGKVIKDYFEAVKAYHQHIDSNDMLSENEKLALRKDFLKIFEKAIHITTTDIGETYVIRTIADYFDEILTTCREGKFDREEIEKKAHSVFKLYPLLKPDADKKSKLKELFNALYSKFMVEKEILYYNFIERDVHVKKGIKEVKNEPGFLISPRPKQKFGTDKIMAKIDEFLDHEQDPDYFEKLLEKQLVGVSEAKKAELLQKRKAYSNNKNVYSLLMQYAAGFGKSNIIGWSALQLKDLRRPDENGNMQYVYDKVMIVVDRLQLRSQIDSLMLNMNIDKRLVVEATNKKTFQNALASDSRIVIVNLQKFGAVKEMMDASVLAKLAKMRIVFLIDEIHRSNSGDQHEEMVSIFDELQSPFDGEAYAGKATKKNLIVGFTATPDDHTLARFGEFSGYAESEKLWRPFDSFTMKEAIEDGFILNPLKNIVPVASKMLFDLPSNPLEGFTEKEFKDAQKKQVYENRERIDAISKYVADLLVKDVYRQIRGTGKAMLAVYSIKSAIAYKEAVTKYFNELVKLPKYEKYAEAPIHIVYSSNQDEQSATGLNEGLSEEKVLENFALKKNGLIIVVAKLQTGFDEKKLHTLFLDKEIRGISAIQTISRVNRTAKYKNDCKIVDFSYNNVNVQNIKDAFEHFSDVVVSDFDPFGDKKVLDILLTELNKSDTYDKFFNVFMGIYRDPVKRDQPESYLDFESSLKKYIEANPQRTADTKAKAAQYFTILNRIEFVIALDAKYSEPSFLFFWRKFNTLYNMLHRSDDVKDPIEVYFDNQIGMVEVIAEEPKKKKKKPTEVATGAPPGPGGQYDILAIIAARNDQEEKIGSLILEFESKISDFFSYVNSSTEGERLIVKIKSHVSENEIYDDFSKIYRKYRALYRSKVGDYFFKETEDLVDKLCDDFELMLREQD
- a CDS encoding restriction endonuclease subunit S, encoding MKLHSETYDSYKNAEGEWSETIPSEWQEKRVKDLFRLVTDAAPADNDYELLSLYAGIGVKPRKDLEARGNKASTTDGYWIVRKNDIVVNKLLAWMGSVGLSEYDGVTSPAYDVLRQVSKDIDPRYFAYLFRTETAKKIFRKNSRGIMDMRLRLYFDKLGAITVPNPSYAEQATISDYLDTKSKQIDSKQKLLLEKIKKYKELRESIIFNAVVNGVENECIFEESGYIWAAKKPKHWEVKRLKELGDTIMGQSPESSSYVDEGKGEAFLQGNAEFGAEHPQEKVWCNAVKKYAKEGDILVSVRAPVGAVNVANKAYGIGRGLCAFRSKGDHRYHLYLMKSLCRYFNSIATGSTYVAISVQDIRDTLVPNPPYHEQLKISAYLDSATERLDGIINNLKTQLTKLSELRVAIVNDAVNGHVKITKTSNDAGGAA
- a CDS encoding HsdM family class I SAM-dependent methyltransferase, which gives rise to MNILQYESKIWATADLLRGSGIKESEWPSFMMPFFALVMIESRLIRMFDELKAEIGEEAFKEIQQEDLYDLIKDKGQGYNIFIFEKNQSLSDICKNDKSFDIDFDAYLHGFDGETKDLLGVDAVEGEKFLDIRGVIAKLKAKKVLLGYTKLWAEIDLKPFNNSEITTLEEHIKRKWADISAETAGEQYTPDDVIALISDIVASKIEESDKLLKIYDCTCGGGNMLFGVEDRINKKFKRLTQTYGQDWNDALYALAKIESRFRPDSKIEHGNTLVDDKFDNEEFDVVIANPPYGVSWSGYAKDIQNDKTERFKFLPSISDGQLLFMQHLISKLDANGIGVVVHNGSTLFSGDAGSAESNIRKWMLESKLVEAVIQLPTDEFFNTGIHTYLWVLNKNRDPKSEDKVLLINASEKWTELKKSKGSKKREVAEEQRAEIVQALLEYQDNEFTKVFEKEHFYFNKQAIMLTNVDQNGLSFESQLPMKEDKKTGEMKRAASKPLTVTSLTDGERVLNEFSITEFSSEFYSSLFEYFEQDIKPFVSGLS